CCCACCTACCGCGTCGCGGCCAGATACCGACCCACGTCACCGAGGAACAACAGCGTCCCCGAGACCGGCAGAACGACCAGTCCGAGTACCACGAGGAGCGCCAGCGCGGCCGGCACCAGCGTCCCACCGGCGACGACGACCAGGGGTGCGAGCGCACCCAGCAGGTAGAGGTACGCCGTCCCCTGCCCGAACTTCAGGACGACCCCGCCGAACACCAGCGGGAGCGCCGCCAGTCCGACCGGGAACAGCAGTGCCGGCCCCGAGGCGGTGAGCGACGCCTCCAGAAACGCCATCGGCACCTCGACGCCGAACGATCCGCCGAACAGGTTCGCCGGCGACGCGGTCACCGCCGAGAGGAACGACGACAGCGCGTCCGCGTTCGCGGCGAGATACTGGCCGACACCCGCGAGGTACGCCAGGCCGGCGAGCAGGACCGCGAGCCACCCGACGAACAGCGGGGTGAGCGGCGGCAACAGCGACCGGGAGTCGCCGTACTTGCGGTCGAACTCCTCGGCGTCGAAGGTCTCCGGGTCGAACCGGTCGTCGTCCACCGAGGGGCGCGCACCCGAACGCGTCGTGGGACTCGTGGTCACCGTCTCCGTCTGACCGTGAGCGTTCGTCCCACCCGACCCTGCGGCGGTG
This genomic window from Salinirubrum litoreum contains:
- a CDS encoding DnaJ domain-containing protein, whose protein sequence is MDDFYDLFGVEQDADESDLKQAYRRLARQYHPDVNDDPRAHAQFKTIRRAYEILTDTEERRVYDEMGHSRYVAEQMDGYPTMGGAGPTARWGDSDAPSADENAGTDADTAAGSGGTNAHGQTETVTTSPTTRSGARPSVDDDRFDPETFDAEEFDRKYGDSRSLLPPLTPLFVGWLAVLLAGLAYLAGVGQYLAANADALSSFLSAVTASPANLFGGSFGVEVPMAFLEASLTASGPALLFPVGLAALPLVFGGVVLKFGQGTAYLYLLGALAPLVVVAGGTLVPAALALLVVLGLVVLPVSGTLLFLGDVGRYLAATR